DNA from Brucella melitensis bv. 1 str. 16M:
AGGGCGGGTTCATGATGACGGTATCATAAATGCCGGCGATCTTTTCGCTTGTTACATCAAACCAGTTGAAGCTGATGGGGATTGACGCCCCCCAGACGTTCCAGATTGCCGCGCGCGGCTTCCAGCGCCTCATAATCAGCCTCGTAAAGATCGATGTTCTTTATCCGGTCGGCATATTTGAGGCATTGCGCGGCAAGATAGCCCCAGCCCGCCCCAAGATCAGCCACATTCCCGAAGACGATCTTTTCCATATGCCGGGCCAGCAGTGCCGATCCCTTGTCGATGGCGCCATGCGAAAACATGCCGGGTTCGGTACGGAAGCCGCCTTCAATGTCGGCAGCGAGCGGCTTCAGATCCGCAATGAAGGCCTCATCCAGATCGTCTGGCCGGCGCAGCCAGAAGACGACCGCATGATTCTTCGACATGCGGTCGCTGATTTCGGCAATATTGCCGGCCCATTTGCGGAAACTGTCTATGCCAAGCTTCTTGTCGCCAGACACGACGATCCAGCCACCGGGCTGAACCCGTGCCAAAAGCTGTGCAAACCAGGCCTCATTACGCCCGCGGTGTTTTCCAAGAAGCAGGAGCCCACCGGAAAAATTTCTGTCCGTGGCTAATCTCGGCTCTGCGTGAAAGCCCTCTTTCTGCAAGGCCAGCCAGTCGGGCCGCCATGGTTGAAGGCAGGTCAGCGCCTGCTTCCATTCCGGCTCCAGAAGCCGGTCTGCCGCCAGGCCGCAGGCGAGGAAGGATTGGCCCGGGTCCGGCATATCGAGAATGCCCTGCTCGAAGGGAAGAAAAAGTGTTTTCTGTGCTGGTGTCGTCATGGCCGTTCTTTACCCCGCAAGATCGCTTCCGAAAAGTCCGCTCAATCCCCTGAAATAACAAAAAGCGCGCCAAAAGGCGCGCTTTCCGGTTTTCAGAAGAGATGCAACGCTTATTCAGCGTCAACTTCTTCCTTCTTCTTTTCAGCAACGATTTCCTTGCCGGTTTCCTGATCGACGACCTTCATCGACAGGCGAACCTTGCCGCGTTCGTCGAAGCCCATGAGCTTGACCCAGACCTTCTGGCCTTCCTTGACCACATCGGTGGTCTTGGCAACACGGTCGGCAGCGAGCTGCGAGATATGAACCAGACCGTCACGCGGGCCGAAGAAGTTCACGAAAGCGCCGAAATCGGCGGTCTTGACGACCGTGCCTTCATAGATTTCGCCGACTTCCGGTTCAGCCACAATGGAGTGAATCCACTTCTTGGCGGCTTCGATTTCCTTGCCGTTCGACGACGCGATCTTGACCGTACCATCGTCCTCGATGTTGATCTTGGCGCCGGTCTTTTCCACGATCTCGCGGATAACCTTGCCGCCGGAGCCAATCACGTCGCGGATCTTGTCGGTCGGAATGTTCATCACTTCGATGCGCGGGGCAAACTCGCCCAGTTCAGCGCGCGAGGAGGAGATGGCCTTGGCCATTTCGCCGAGAATGTGAACGCGGCCACCCTTTGCCTGTTCCAGAGCGACCTTCATGATCTCTTCGGTGATACCGTCGATCTTGATGTCCATCTGTAGCGATGTGATGCCGAATTCGGTACCGGCCACCTTGAAGTCCATGTCGCCGAGGTGATCTTCATCGCCGAGAATGTCGGAAAGAACGGCGAAACGTTCGCCTTCCTTGATGAGACCCATGGCGATACCGGCGACGGGGCGCACGATCGGCACACCGGCATCCATCAGCGCCAGCGAGGTGCCGCAAACGGTTGCCATCGAGGAAGAGCCGTTCGATTCCGTGATTTCGGAAACAGCGCGGATCGTATAGGGGAACTGTTCGGCGGCAGGCAGCATCGGATGGATTGCGCGCCAGGCAAGCTTGCCATGGCCGATTTCGCGGCGGCCCGGAGAACCCATGCGGCCCGTTTCACCGACCGAATAGGGCGGGAAATTGTAATGCAGCATGAAGGATTCCTTGTAGGTTCCCGTCAGCGCATCGATCATCTGTTCGTCTTCGCCGGTGCCGAGCGTGGCAACGACGATGGCCTGCGTTTCACCGCGGGTGAAGAGCGCGGAACCGTGGGTGCGCGGCAGGATGCCGACTTCCGAAACGATCGGACGAACGGTCGAAAGGTCACGGCCATCGATACGGTTGCCCGTGTCGAGAATGTTCCAGCGAACGATCTTGGCCTGCAGATGCTTGAAAATGGTCGCGAACTGTTCCGCCGACATTTCGGTTTCTTCCACGCCTTCGGGGAAGAAATGTTCCTCGGCTTTGGCCTTGGCGGCATCAACGGCTGCGTAGCGCGCCTGCTTTTCAGTGATCTTGTAAGCTTCGCGCAGGTCGTTTTCCACAACGGCCAGCACCTTGGCTTCCAGTTCCGACAGGTCTTCCGGCTGGAAGTCACGCGGTTCCTTGGCGGCAACTTCGGCAAGCTTGATGATCGCATCGATCACCGGCTGGAAGCTCTTGTGGCCAAACATGACGGCGCCGAGCATGACATCTTCGGGCAGTTCCTGCGCTTCCGATTCGACCATCAGAACCGCTTCCGACGTACCGGCAACCACCAGATCGAGCTTGGATTCCGGCATTTCATCGATATTCGGGTTCAGGACATATTCGCCATCGATATAACCAACGCGCGCGCCGCTGATCGGACCCATGAAAGGCACGCCCGAAATGGTGAGGGCGGCAGATGCCGCAACCATTGACAGGATGTCCGGGTTGTTTTCCAGATCGTGCTGGAGAACGGTAATGACGACCTGCGTGTCGTTCTTGTAGCCGTCAACGAAAAGCGGGCGGATCGGACGGTCGATCAGGCGCGAAACGAGGGTTTCGTTTTCGCTCGGACGGCCTTCACGCTTGAAATAGCCGCCGGGAATCTTGCCGGCTGCATAGGTCTTTTCCTGATAATTGACGGTCAGCGGGAAGAAGTCCTGGCCCGGCTTCGGTTCCTTGGCAGAAACGACAGTTGCGAGAACGGCGGTTTCGCCATAGGTGGCGAGAACAGCGCCGTCAGCCTGACGGGCAATCTTGCCGGTTTCGAGTGTGAGCGGACGTCCGCCCCATTCGATTTCAACTTTATGGGTATTGAACATATCTTGTCCTCATGTGGCAACGCGGTGAAAATGCGCTAGACAAAAGCGCATGAAAGCGTTGCCGGGTTGGCGGACAGGCCACGGGCAAGACAACGGGAAGCTCGTGGAAAATCAAAACGAACTGCCTGCAATCCTGCCCCATGACTGGTCCAGTCTTGAGCCGTTTGGCTCTCGGGCATCCGATCCGGGAGCACCATGCCGCCGGGTCGGGTTTCATGGGCTACGAGTAGCCCTGTTCAAAATCAAACGGGCGACGTTTTTAACGTGTCGCCCGATTTCAACCTTAGCGGCGCAGGCCCAGACGGGTAATCAGCGCCTGGTAACGCGCATGGTCCACGCCCTTGACATAGTCAAGGAGACGACGACGCTGCGAAACCAGCTTCAGCAGGCCGCGACGCGAATGATTGTCATTCTTGTGGCCCTTGAAGTGCTCGGTGAGGTTGGCAATACGCTCGGAAAGAACGGCAACCTGTACTTCCGGTGAACCGGTGTCGCCTTCCTTGGTGGCATATTCCTTGATAAGTGCTTGCTTGCGCTCAGCAGTAATCGACATCGTAACACCCTTTCTGAATGAGAGGAAAACCTGACGCCCGGGCCGGGATGTCGTCCAGCGCGGGTCATTTACACGATTTGAACGCTCTTTCACGCAATCGATCAGGGGCATATAGTCCAAAAACGACAAGAATGCCAGTCTGAAATAAATTCCGCCCCCCGGCGCGCCGGTCAGCCGGCGGTGAAAACCCGTTTCGGCTTGAACTGCCCGTGCTCGATATAGCCGATGGCGAGAAGCTTGCCGCGCGTGGTAACGCAGGCCTCGTCGGCTTCCAGCGGCGCATCGCGCCCGCGCAGGATGACCGGATTGCCAAGGCGCACCCGCTGGGCCTGATCGTCGGAGAGCGGCACTTGCGGCAGACAATCAAGTGCCGCACCCGTATCGATCACCAGCGCATCAAGCGCGGAGAAATCGCGCCGCGGTGCAGGCTCGATCACATTGCCGTCCTCATCCTTCGGCGGAAGCGGCGGCCAGACAGCCTCAAGCTTTGCGAGCGTCACCATATCTTCATCGGTGAAGGGCGCAACTTCCACACGGCGCAGATCGGAAATATGACCATAGCAGCCGAGATCGCGCCCCATGTCGCGCGCAAGCGAGCGCACATAGGTACCCTTGGAGCATTCCACCTCAAATTCGGTACGGTCGGCATCGGGAAAGCCTACGATCTCAAGGCGGTCGATCTCGACCTCACGGGCGGGAATTTCCACGGTTTCACCCTCGCGGGCCAGATCATAAGCGCGCTCGCCATCGATCTTGATTGCGGAAAACTGCGGCGGAACCTGCGAGATCACGCCGGTATAATCCGGCAGGAGTGCTTCCACTTCCTCACGCGACGGACGCTTGTCGGAAGTTTTGGTGGGCTGGCCTTCCAGATCGTCCGTGGAACGCTCCTCGCCCCATGTCACCGTAAAACGATAGACCTTGGTTCCGTCCATGGCATAAGGCACCGTCTTCGTGGCTTCGCCAAGCGCGATGGGCAACATGCCCGAAGCAAGCGGATCGAGCGTGCCCGCATGGCCAGCCTTTTCAGCACTGAAAAGCCACTTGATCTTCGAGACCGCCTCGGTCGATCCCATTCCCTTCGGCTTGTCAAAAATGACCCAGCCGGATATCGGGCGACCTTTTTTCTTGCCCCGTCTTGCCATGCTTTATTCGTCTCCATTGCGCGGGGCTTCATCCGCTCCGCCATCTTCATCATCGTCATGCGACAGATCGCGCGCCACTTCCGGGAAGCGGAGAAGCGCATCGATCTTCGAGAAATTGTCAAAGCTCGTATCAGGCCGGAACCGGAATTCCGGCATATATTTCATTTGGGCAAGGCTCGGCGCCACACGGCCGCGAATGAATTTCGCATGGGAGGCAAGCGCCTTGATGACAGCCTGCGGGTCGGCGCTGCCAAGTGGCGTGATGAAGCAGGTCGCGATCTTGAGATCGGGCGACATACGCACTTCCGAAACGGAAATGACGGTGCGCTCGATCAGGTCGTCACGGATTTCACCGCGCTGAAGTACCTGCGCCAGAGCGTGGCGGACCTGTTCGCCCACGCGAAGCTGGCGCTGGGAAAGACCGCCGGAGCCTTTCGTATCATGAGAACGTGCCATTGCCTTATCTCTTCTTGTTTCGACATGCCCGCCCAGATTGGCCGGTACATGTTCGCACAGCACAAAACCGAAGAGGCCGACAAGCCTTTCGGATAAAAGAACCGCGAACGGAAAAACACCTTTCAAAGCATTTTCACACAAAACCGCTTTGCGCTTTTGATGGAAATGCCGGGGCGCAATCTATCGCAATCCAGCCGGGAGTCAGACCCTCTGGACCGGATGACATGAAAAGCCGGGCCGCCTTTCGACAGCCCGGCATGCGTTCCTAGAGCGTACGCGAAACGTGTTCGACGCGGAAAGCTTCGATGACGTCGCCTGCGCGAATATCGTCGTAGTTCTCGAACGCCATACCGCATTCCTGGCCGCTCGGCACTTCGGCGACTTCATCCTTGAAGCGCTTGAGCGTCTTGAGCTTGCCTTCGTGGATGACCACGTTGTCGCGGATGAGGCGAACGCCTGCACCACGCTCGACCTTGCCTTCGGTGACGCGGCAACCGGCCACCTTGCCAACCTTGGTGATGTTGAAGACTTCGAGAATCTCCGCATTGCCAAGGAAGGTTTCACGGCGTTCCGGCGACAGAAGGCCCGACATGGCCGCTTTAACGTCATCGATGAGATCATAGATGATGTTGTAGTAGCGGATTTCGATACCCTGCTGCTCGGCAGAATCCCGCGCCTGCTTGTTGGCACGAACGTTGAAGCCGATGATCGCGGCATTGGAGGCTTCGGCCAGCGATACGTCGCTTTCCGTGATGCCGCCCGCGCCCGAATGGACGATGCGCGCGCGCACTTCGTCGGTGCCCAGCTTGTCCAGCGCGTTGGTGATCGCTTCGATGGAGCCCTGCACGTCGCCCTTGATGACGAGCGGGAATTCCTTCGTGCCCGACACCTGCAACTGGTTCATCATCTGCTCCAGCGAACCGCGCGCACCGGATTGGCGTGCAACGGCCTTGTCGCGCGCCAGACGCTGACGATATTCCGCGATTTCACGGGCCTTGGCTTCATTGGCCACGACTGCGAAACGGTCGCCCGCCTGCGGCGTGCCCTGAAGGCCGAGGATTTCCACCGGCATTGCAGGACCAGCTTCCTTCACATGCTCGCCACGGTCATTGACGAGGGCGCGCACGCGACCCCATTCACTGCCCGCCACCAGAATATCGCCGGGATGCAGCGTGCCCTTCTGGATGAGAACGGTGGCAACCGAACCACGACCGCGATCGAGCTGGGCTTCGATGACCACACCTTCCGCGGTACGGTCCGGATCGGCCTTCAGATCGAGCATTTCAGCCTGAAGCAGAACGGCATCGAGCAGCTTGTCCAGATTGATCTTGTTCTTGGCCGACACTTCGACGTCGAGCACTTCACCGCCCATCGATTCCACGAAGACTTCGTGCTGCAACAGTGCGGTGCGCACCTTCTGCGGGTCGGCCGCAGGCTTGTCGATCTTGTTGATCGCAACGATGATCGGAACACCGGCTGCCTTGGCGTGATTGATGGATTCAATCGTCTGCGGCATGACGCTGTCATCAGCCGCAACCACCAGAATGGCAATATCGGTTGCCTGTGCGCCACGGGCACGCATTGCCGTAAAGGCGGCGTGGCCCGGCGTATCGATGAAGGTGATCTTCTGGCCGTTCTGTACGACCTGATAGGCGCCGATATGCTGCGTGATGCCGCCCGCTTCGCCGGAAACGACATTGGCGTGGCGGATGGCGTCGAGAAGCGAGGTCTTGCCGTGGTCAACGTGACCCATGATGGTCACGACCGGCGGACGCGAAACCATTGCGGATTCGTTGTCGGCAACGTCGAAGATGCCTTCTTCCACGTCCGATTCAGCAACGCGCTTGACAGTATGGCCGAATTCCTCGGCAATGAGCTGCGCGGTATCGGCATCGATCACGTCGCCCGGCTTCATCATCTGGCCCTGCTTCATCAGGTACTTGATGATGTCCACGGAACGCTCGGCCATGCGCTGTGCCAGTTCCTGAAGCGTGATGGTTTCAGGAATGGTGACTTCACGCGAAATCTTCTCGCGCGTTTCCTGCATCTGCGAGCGCTTGAATTTTTCCTGACGGCGGCGCATCGCGGAAAGCGAGCGCGAACGGCCCTCTTCCTCAAGATTGCTCGTGAGGGTGAGCTTGCCGCGACGGCGATCGTCTTCGCCCTTCACAACCTTCGGTGCGCGCACTTCCGGCTTTGCCGCGACGCCACGGCGGGCTGCGCCACTGCGGCGATCGTCGTCATCGTCGGACTGGCCGGGCTTGCGAAGCTGGCTCTGCGGAAGCGGCTTGCCAGCGATCGGAGCGGCATCGGCAATAATGGGGGCCGGACGCGGGCTGCCCTGCTGCGGCCTTCCGGCCGGCTGCGGGCGACCACCTTGCGGGCGGCCAGCCTGCTGCGGACGTGCACCATATGGTGCAGGGCGCGCATCGTCACGGCGCTCGCTACGGGCTTCCGGCTGCGGCATACGCTTGGCAGCTTCTTCCTCGGCTTTGCGGCGCGCTTCAGCTTCCGCTTTCAGGCGCGCTTCCTCTTCCGCCTGGCGACGGGCAGATTCTTCATGTTCCTTGGCGCGGCGCGCATCTTCCTCGGCGCGGCGCTTGGCTTCCTCGACAGCGCGGGCGCGTTCTTCCACTTCGCGGATCTGCGCTTCTTCAAGCGCGCGGCGGCGGGCATCCATTTCGGAGCGCGACAGCGTGTTCAGCACCATGCCGGAACGATCCGCCGGGCGCGGACGCTGTGCCTGCTGGCCGCCGGGGCGCTGATGCACCGGGCGTTGCTGCGCGACATGCGGCTTCGTTACCGGAGCAGACGGGGCTGCGGGCGCCTTCGTTGCCGGGGCCTTTACGGGTGCCGGCTGCGGGGCGGAAGCCTGTGCGGCCGACGCCGATACTGGCGCCGATGCCGGTGCCTGCTGCGGAGCAGCAGCCGGAGCTGCGGGCTTGGGCGCTGCCGCGGCTTCAACTTCCGGCTTCTCATCCGGGCGAGAGAATTTGCGCTTCTTGGTTTCAACGACGACAGCCTTCGTGCGGCCGTGGCTGAAATTCTGGCGCACGGTGCTCTGTTCGACGCCCGGCCGCTTCAGGGTTAGCGTCTTCTTTGGATTGACGCTCAGCGTCTTATCGTCGTTTGTTTTATCGCTCATTAGTTTCCGTTTCCTTCGCGGCTCCGGCCGCCCTACTCGAGCATTATCCAACAGGACAGGGTCAGGTTGGATAATGCTCCAGTCACACTTCAACGCATAATCCGGTCCAAGGCTTCCGGCCTCTCCGGGATTATGCTCTAATCCAGATTCGATGCGCTTTCACCGCGATAGCGATGTAACAAAAGCGCCCGCTTTACGAACCCGGCCGCCGCCTTTCCTTCAAGCACGGCTGCATGTATCACATTTCCGCCCCCAAATGCCAAATCCATTTCTTCTCCCGAAAAAAGAGTGAAGGATGGAATTTCAGGGCCTTCCAGATGCACCACGGCACGGCGCGCCTGATCAAGCTTGCGCACGCCATCGGCGGCGGCTTCCCGAGCGTGGAGCACCATGGCGGCTGCCCCGGTGCGGATCGCCTGATCCACCTTGGTCGAGCCTGTCACCACAGCGCCTGCCTTTCGCGCCAGAGCAAGGCTGCCGAGTGCAGATTTCGTCAGCAGCTGGTCAACCAGCGCGCCAAGATCCGCCTGCGGCGTCACACCTTCTTTCAGCGCCCGCGCAAAAAGCTTGCGCTTGACCGCTTCATCCACCAGACGGCGCTCGGCCTTGACCCAGCATCCCCTGCCCGGCAACGTCTGCTTCAAATCCGGCACGACCGAACCATCCGGCCCCGCCACAAAGCGGATCATGTCATCGGCAGAACCGCTCTCCCGCGTGACGATACAGGTTCTGTCATTCATTTCCTGTTGCCCCACGCGGAACCTCTGTTTTGTCCTGACGCGGACCATCATCAAACTTCAAAGCCGCAATGCGGCTTCGCAACAATCTCGCGAGGCCCCTGGAGCAGTTTCTGTTTCAACACAAACGCTGAAACCGCTCTACCTCTTTGTTTTGTCGCATTATCCAACGCAAAACTGCTTCGCACTTTTGCTGGAAATGCTCTAGCAGAGCCCGAACCGCACTTCAACCATATGGGTCTCGGTAGCGGCTCAAATCATGCCGGATCGAAGCCCGGAGGCTTCAACCCCTGTTTCCCCACGAAGGGAGCGATCCAGGGCCTGTCGCCGCACCAAGTTTACGCCTGAAATCTATCAGGCGTAAGACTATTACGGTGCGTCATTGTTACGACGCAGCTTCCTCGTCGCCAGCTTCTTCAGCTTCCACGTCTTCGGAAGCCGCAGCCAGTTCCTCTTCGGTGATCCAGCCCGCTTTCAAGCGCGCTGCCAGCACCATCTGCTCCGCATCGACACGCGAAAGGTCGAACGGCGTCAGAACACCACTATGGTTGATGGTGTCGCCATCCTTGCGCTCGCGCCAGCCGACCAGATCGTCCACCGCATAACCGGCGAAATCTTCCATGGTCTTCACGCCGTCTTCACCAACGGCAACCAGCATGGCCGTGGTCATGCCCGGCAGTTCGCGCAGTTCGTCGGCAACGCCCAGTTCCTTGCGGCGGGCATCCTGCTCGGCTTCGATACGCTCCAGATATTCGCGGGCGCGATCCTGGATTTCGCCTGCCGTGTCTTCGTCGAAACCGTCAATGGACGAAATTTCGCCTGCATCCACATAGGCCAGTTCTTCAACGGAGGCGAAACCTTCGGAGGCAAGAACCTGACCGACCATTTCGTCAACGTTGAGGGCTTCCATGAACAGGTTTGAACGTTCTGCGAATTCCTTCTGGCGACGTTCGGATTCCTCGTCTTCCGTCAGGATGTCGATGTCCCAGCCGGTAAGCTGCGAGGCGAGGCGGACGTTCTGGCCGCGACGACCGATTGCAAGTGATAGTTGGTCATTCGGAACGACAACTTCAATACGTTCGGCATCTTCATCGAGAACAACCTTGGCAACTTCAGCGGGCTGAAGCGCGTTGACGATGAAGGAAGCCGCATCCGGCGACCACGGAATGATATCGATCTTTTCGCCCTGCAACTCGGCCACAACAGCCTGAACGCGGGAGCCGCGCATACCGACGCAGGCGCCGACCGGGTCAATGGACGCATCGCGCGAGACGACGGCGATCTTGGCGCGGGAACCCGGATCGCGAGCGACCGACTTGATCTCGATGATGCCGTCATAGATTTCCGGCACTTCCATGGTGAAGAGCTTCGCCATGAATTGCGGATGGGTGCGCGACAGGAAAATCTGCGGGCCACGCTGTTCGCGGCGCACATCATAGACATAGGCGCGGATGCGGTCGCCATAGCGGAAGGCTTCGCGCGGGATCAGTTCGTCGCGGCGCACGATCGCTTCGCCACGGCCCAGATCCACGATCACATTGCCATATTCGACACGCTTGACGGTGCCGTTGACGATTTCGCCAACGCGATCCTTGTATTCGTCATACTGGCGGTCACGTTCGGCTTCGCGCACTTTCTGCACAATAACCTGCTTGGCAGACTGGGCTGCGATGCGGCCGAAATCCATCGGCGGAAGCTGATCGGCAATGAAGTCGCCAACCTGCGCATCGGGATTACGGTCGCGCGCCATGAACAGCGAAATCTGCGTTGCGTAATCCTCGACATTCTCCACGACTTCCAGCAGGCGCTGCAACTTGATCTCGCCGGACTTCGCATTGATGTCGGCGCGGATATTGCTTTCCTGGCCATAGCGCGAACGCGCGGCCTTCTGGATCGCATCGGCCATGGCCGCAAGAACGATCTCACGGTCAATCGACTTCTCGCGGGCGACCGCATCGGCGATCTGCAGAAGCTCCAGCCTGTTAGCACTGACTGCCATAGGTCTCTCCTTGGTGTCGCATCCGGCTTTTTCCTGCGCGGATGCCTGAAACTTATTTCTTCTCTTGCGTTTCGGTAGATGCGGCGTCTTCCGGCTCTGCCCCCAGATCGTCACCGGGAATGCGGCCTTCGCGCAAAGCCTTGTCCTTGCGAAGCGCATCACGGATGAGGTCGTCGGTCAGCACCAGGCGCGCATCCGAAATCAGATCAAAGGGAATGCGCACCACCGGCTCGTTGCCGTAGGAAATCTGGTCGCTTTCGATGGTGACGGAATCCGCCTCGCCGACAACGATGCGGCCACGGAATTTCTTGCGGCCTTCATGCACGATCGAGGTCTCAACCTTTGCGATATGACCGGCCCAATCGGAAAAGTCCGACTTGCGCACCAGAGGGCGGTCAATGCCCGGCGAGGAAATCTCCAGATGATACTTGCCGCTGATCGGGTCTTCGACATCGAGAACAGGCGCGACCGTGCGGCTTACCAGCTCGCAATCATCAACCGTCATCGTGCCGTCGGGGCGCTCGGCCATGATCTGCAAGGTCTGACCGTTGAGGCCGGAAAGGCGAACGCGCACCAGGCGAAAACCCAGCGTGTTGATGACAGGCTCCACAATGCCTGCCACTTTCGCATCGATGCCCGTTTCGCGGATGATACGTTCGTCCGCGACCGCTACGGGCGTCTCTGTTTCGTTTGCCTGAACCTGTTCCGTCAAATCAACCTCTCAAGGGCCTGCTCAAGGACCCGCTCATGGGCCCGCAAGC
Protein-coding regions in this window:
- the truB gene encoding tRNA pseudouridine(55) synthase TruB codes for the protein MARRGKKKGRPISGWVIFDKPKGMGSTEAVSKIKWLFSAEKAGHAGTLDPLASGMLPIALGEATKTVPYAMDGTKVYRFTVTWGEERSTDDLEGQPTKTSDKRPSREEVEALLPDYTGVISQVPPQFSAIKIDGERAYDLAREGETVEIPAREVEIDRLEIVGFPDADRTEFEVECSKGTYVRSLARDMGRDLGCYGHISDLRRVEVAPFTDEDMVTLAKLEAVWPPLPPKDEDGNVIEPAPRRDFSALDALVIDTGAALDCLPQVPLSDDQAQRVRLGNPVILRGRDAPLEADEACVTTRGKLLAIGYIEHGQFKPKRVFTAG
- a CDS encoding RNA-binding protein, which encodes MMVRVRTKQRFRVGQQEMNDRTCIVTRESGSADDMIRFVAGPDGSVVPDLKQTLPGRGCWVKAERRLVDEAVKRKLFARALKEGVTPQADLGALVDQLLTKSALGSLALARKAGAVVTGSTKVDQAIRTGAAAMVLHAREAAADGVRKLDQARRAVVHLEGPEIPSFTLFSGEEMDLAFGGGNVIHAAVLEGKAAAGFVKRALLLHRYRGESASNLD
- the pnp gene encoding polyribonucleotide nucleotidyltransferase, translated to MFNTHKVEIEWGGRPLTLETGKIARQADGAVLATYGETAVLATVVSAKEPKPGQDFFPLTVNYQEKTYAAGKIPGGYFKREGRPSENETLVSRLIDRPIRPLFVDGYKNDTQVVITVLQHDLENNPDILSMVAASAALTISGVPFMGPISGARVGYIDGEYVLNPNIDEMPESKLDLVVAGTSEAVLMVESEAQELPEDVMLGAVMFGHKSFQPVIDAIIKLAEVAAKEPRDFQPEDLSELEAKVLAVVENDLREAYKITEKQARYAAVDAAKAKAEEHFFPEGVEETEMSAEQFATIFKHLQAKIVRWNILDTGNRIDGRDLSTVRPIVSEVGILPRTHGSALFTRGETQAIVVATLGTGEDEQMIDALTGTYKESFMLHYNFPPYSVGETGRMGSPGRREIGHGKLAWRAIHPMLPAAEQFPYTIRAVSEITESNGSSSMATVCGTSLALMDAGVPIVRPVAGIAMGLIKEGERFAVLSDILGDEDHLGDMDFKVAGTEFGITSLQMDIKIDGITEEIMKVALEQAKGGRVHILGEMAKAISSSRAELGEFAPRIEVMNIPTDKIRDVIGSGGKVIREIVEKTGAKINIEDDGTVKIASSNGKEIEAAKKWIHSIVAEPEVGEIYEGTVVKTADFGAFVNFFGPRDGLVHISQLAADRVAKTTDVVKEGQKVWVKLMGFDERGKVRLSMKVVDQETGKEIVAEKKKEEVDAE
- the nusA gene encoding transcription termination factor NusA; the protein is MAVSANRLELLQIADAVAREKSIDREIVLAAMADAIQKAARSRYGQESNIRADINAKSGEIKLQRLLEVVENVEDYATQISLFMARDRNPDAQVGDFIADQLPPMDFGRIAAQSAKQVIVQKVREAERDRQYDEYKDRVGEIVNGTVKRVEYGNVIVDLGRGEAIVRRDELIPREAFRYGDRIRAYVYDVRREQRGPQIFLSRTHPQFMAKLFTMEVPEIYDGIIEIKSVARDPGSRAKIAVVSRDASIDPVGACVGMRGSRVQAVVAELQGEKIDIIPWSPDAASFIVNALQPAEVAKVVLDEDAERIEVVVPNDQLSLAIGRRGQNVRLASQLTGWDIDILTEDEESERRQKEFAERSNLFMEALNVDEMVGQVLASEGFASVEELAYVDAGEISSIDGFDEDTAGEIQDRAREYLERIEAEQDARRKELGVADELRELPGMTTAMLVAVGEDGVKTMEDFAGYAVDDLVGWRERKDGDTINHSGVLTPFDLSRVDAEQMVLAARLKAGWITEEELAAASEDVEAEEAGDEEAAS
- the rpsO gene encoding 30S ribosomal protein S15; this encodes MSITAERKQALIKEYATKEGDTGSPEVQVAVLSERIANLTEHFKGHKNDNHSRRGLLKLVSQRRRLLDYVKGVDHARYQALITRLGLRR
- the rbfA gene encoding 30S ribosome-binding factor RbfA, which gives rise to MARSHDTKGSGGLSQRQLRVGEQVRHALAQVLQRGEIRDDLIERTVISVSEVRMSPDLKIATCFITPLGSADPQAVIKALASHAKFIRGRVAPSLAQMKYMPEFRFRPDTSFDNFSKIDALLRFPEVARDLSHDDDEDGGADEAPRNGDE
- the rimP gene encoding ribosome maturation factor RimP, with amino-acid sequence MTEQVQANETETPVAVADERIIRETGIDAKVAGIVEPVINTLGFRLVRVRLSGLNGQTLQIMAERPDGTMTVDDCELVSRTVAPVLDVEDPISGKYHLEISSPGIDRPLVRKSDFSDWAGHIAKVETSIVHEGRKKFRGRIVVGEADSVTIESDQISYGNEPVVRIPFDLISDARLVLTDDLIRDALRKDKALREGRIPGDDLGAEPEDAASTETQEKK
- the infB gene encoding translation initiation factor IF-2; the encoded protein is MSDKTNDDKTLSVNPKKTLTLKRPGVEQSTVRQNFSHGRTKAVVVETKKRKFSRPDEKPEVEAAAAPKPAAPAAAPQQAPASAPVSASAAQASAPQPAPVKAPATKAPAAPSAPVTKPHVAQQRPVHQRPGGQQAQRPRPADRSGMVLNTLSRSEMDARRRALEEAQIREVEERARAVEEAKRRAEEDARRAKEHEESARRQAEEEARLKAEAEARRKAEEEAAKRMPQPEARSERRDDARPAPYGARPQQAGRPQGGRPQPAGRPQQGSPRPAPIIADAAPIAGKPLPQSQLRKPGQSDDDDDRRSGAARRGVAAKPEVRAPKVVKGEDDRRRGKLTLTSNLEEEGRSRSLSAMRRRQEKFKRSQMQETREKISREVTIPETITLQELAQRMAERSVDIIKYLMKQGQMMKPGDVIDADTAQLIAEEFGHTVKRVAESDVEEGIFDVADNESAMVSRPPVVTIMGHVDHGKTSLLDAIRHANVVSGEAGGITQHIGAYQVVQNGQKITFIDTPGHAAFTAMRARGAQATDIAILVVAADDSVMPQTIESINHAKAAGVPIIVAINKIDKPAADPQKVRTALLQHEVFVESMGGEVLDVEVSAKNKINLDKLLDAVLLQAEMLDLKADPDRTAEGVVIEAQLDRGRGSVATVLIQKGTLHPGDILVAGSEWGRVRALVNDRGEHVKEAGPAMPVEILGLQGTPQAGDRFAVVANEAKAREIAEYRQRLARDKAVARQSGARGSLEQMMNQLQVSGTKEFPLVIKGDVQGSIEAITNALDKLGTDEVRARIVHSGAGGITESDVSLAEASNAAIIGFNVRANKQARDSAEQQGIEIRYYNIIYDLIDDVKAAMSGLLSPERRETFLGNAEILEVFNITKVGKVAGCRVTEGKVERGAGVRLIRDNVVIHEGKLKTLKRFKDEVAEVPSGQECGMAFENYDDIRAGDVIEAFRVEHVSRTL